From Chengkuizengella sediminis, one genomic window encodes:
- a CDS encoding right-handed parallel beta-helix repeat-containing protein: protein MVINVPEDEPTINAALGAAAEGDTIRVSAITCNESIVIGANLNRIRIVGAGMEKTIIDGTGLPGGSIGIHILDSSLVTIENLSVRHFSSVGIQIVTGDNIIHKVEVSKNGEQGVFINSNGSRNMIMSSEIIGNTLDGVSIEGSINNYVVSNCFLNNQRDGVRSSGSNTLVFKNFIKDNFGDGISLRSSNNFIINNTVMKNDDGVSNTDNDFVFSNKIFKNKRDGILVRGFINLYWANDVRCNGDMGIFLRSGNQHRVVKNTIINNGNLGIEINTNTNDNLIDNNCIKDNTNQGILINPNSNDNVIRSNTLAGNTPDLDNEGMNTLFDNNNCTSSIPPDLCQINNVFNVPGDFEKIQDAIDNIPVAGFTIRVGKGTFKEALTINNIGQVRDRIRIIGAGRGKTIIDGSETVGSIGIDIESSFVTIENLTVQKFDNQGIRMSTCDNIIHCVNTVDNEEDGILIEGGGERNLIIHCESSRNIGDESDGIDVNGNNNYIVCNQFKGNGGQGICLAGEFNLVFQNSCDGNIGAGIETTTIGNQNFIICNSAMNQTTLDGIDIESNACLVLWNKSCGNMDDGIEVNNNCLVWGNVCVNNVDNGIDVDDNENRIVHNIVRNNQQQGINVFPNISPNIVDNNKVIKNNLAGILLDSNDNAVRSNCLTGNNPDIQDNGIDNVIDENVCQTSNRAGVCEDN, encoded by the coding sequence ATGGTAATCAACGTACCTGAAGATGAACCTACCATTAACGCTGCCTTAGGAGCAGCCGCTGAAGGTGATACTATTAGAGTATCTGCTATCACATGTAATGAATCTATAGTGATAGGTGCTAATTTAAATCGAATACGAATTGTAGGGGCAGGAATGGAGAAAACGATCATTGATGGAACAGGTCTTCCAGGTGGCTCTATTGGAATTCATATTTTGGACTCTAGTTTAGTAACGATTGAAAATCTATCTGTTAGACATTTTAGCAGTGTTGGTATTCAAATTGTAACGGGAGATAACATTATTCATAAAGTTGAGGTATCTAAGAATGGGGAGCAGGGTGTTTTCATTAATTCAAATGGATCTCGAAATATGATCATGTCATCAGAAATAATTGGTAATACATTAGACGGTGTTAGTATAGAAGGCTCGATAAACAATTATGTAGTGTCTAATTGTTTCTTGAACAATCAAAGAGACGGGGTACGTTCATCAGGGAGTAATACCTTAGTTTTTAAAAATTTCATAAAAGATAATTTTGGGGATGGAATATCATTGCGATCCTCAAATAATTTTATAATTAATAATACAGTTATGAAAAACGATGATGGAGTATCAAATACTGACAATGATTTTGTTTTTTCCAACAAGATATTTAAAAATAAAAGAGATGGAATATTAGTTCGTGGTTTTATAAATTTATATTGGGCAAATGATGTGAGATGTAATGGTGATATGGGGATATTCCTTAGAAGTGGGAATCAACATAGAGTTGTAAAAAATACGATCATTAACAATGGAAATTTGGGGATTGAAATTAATACCAATACCAATGATAACTTAATTGATAATAATTGTATTAAAGATAATACAAATCAAGGAATACTGATTAATCCAAATTCTAATGATAATGTAATTCGATCTAATACATTAGCTGGAAATACTCCTGACTTAGATAATGAAGGGATGAACACTTTGTTCGATAACAACAATTGTACGTCAAGTATTCCACCTGATTTATGCCAGATTAACAACGTGTTTAATGTTCCTGGTGATTTTGAAAAAATTCAAGATGCCATCGATAATATCCCAGTTGCTGGATTTACTATTCGAGTGGGGAAGGGAACCTTCAAAGAAGCACTCACAATTAATAACATTGGGCAAGTGAGAGACCGAATTCGAATCATCGGTGCAGGTAGAGGTAAAACGATTATAGATGGAAGTGAGACGGTGGGTTCAATCGGAATTGATATTGAATCTTCTTTTGTCACAATTGAAAATCTTACAGTTCAAAAGTTTGATAACCAAGGAATTCGAATGAGTACATGTGACAATATAATTCATTGTGTTAATACAGTTGATAATGAGGAAGATGGCATTTTAATTGAAGGGGGTGGAGAACGAAATTTAATCATTCATTGTGAATCGAGCAGAAATATTGGAGATGAATCTGATGGAATTGATGTCAATGGAAACAACAATTATATCGTTTGCAATCAATTTAAAGGGAATGGTGGTCAAGGTATATGTTTAGCAGGAGAGTTTAATTTAGTATTTCAAAATTCCTGTGATGGAAATATTGGAGCTGGTATAGAAACAACTACTATAGGAAATCAGAATTTTATCATTTGCAATAGTGCCATGAATCAAACTACTTTAGACGGCATTGATATTGAAAGTAATGCTTGTTTAGTTCTTTGGAATAAATCTTGTGGAAATATGGATGATGGAATTGAAGTGAATAATAACTGCTTAGTTTGGGGCAATGTGTGTGTTAATAATGTAGACAATGGAATTGACGTTGATGATAATGAAAATAGAATCGTCCATAATATAGTGAGAAATAATCAACAACAAGGGATTAACGTGTTTCCAAATATAAGTCCAAATATTGTGGACAATAACAAAGTCATTAAAAATAACTTAGCAGGTATTTTATTAGATTCTAATGATAATGCAGTCCGCTCAAACTGTCTAACAGGAAATAATCCCGACATTCAAGATAACGGAATTGACAACGTCATTGACGAAAATGTTTGTCAAACGAGTAATCGAGCTGGCGTATGTGAAGATAACTGA
- a CDS encoding VOC family protein produces the protein MNNIKSIHHVAIEVSDLSRSIEFYESLGFIIEQSLDFQGEEMMFLVSGHFRLELYEVEDICSKSNDDKQMHIAFEVENWNEVLDWITEKKLKITEGPFKLENGWRTIFVKGYDGEIIEFIQC, from the coding sequence ATGAACAATATTAAAAGCATTCATCATGTTGCGATCGAAGTGAGTGACTTAAGTCGTTCCATTGAATTTTACGAATCTCTAGGTTTTATAATAGAGCAGTCACTAGATTTTCAAGGCGAGGAAATGATGTTTTTAGTAAGTGGGCATTTTCGTTTAGAGCTTTATGAAGTTGAAGATATATGTAGTAAATCAAATGATGATAAGCAGATGCATATAGCATTTGAGGTGGAAAATTGGAACGAGGTTTTGGATTGGATTACAGAGAAAAAGTTAAAAATTACAGAAGGTCCCTTCAAATTAGAAAATGGGTGGAGGACAATATTTGTGAAAGGGTATGATGGTGAAATAATTGAATTTATTCAATGTTAG
- a CDS encoding S-adenosylmethionine:tRNA ribosyltransferase-isomerase — MNAVAMKFEIPEQLNAAKPPERRGIRRDFVRMMVLNKKNGEVEHSTFYHLDQYLKKGDVLVLNNSRTVPAILTAKQLRGNKLIDPKVEIRLAHRKSEDRWEALVVSENVKEGDQLIFSSKLSATIIINAMREPFYILKFSLSNAQLYNEIYSLGDPVRYEYIQGEWGLDYYQTVYASVPGSVEMPSAGRAFSWELLLKLQRKGVKVTFLQLHTGLSYLLDDKYHQEPSENTESYQIPEETVELIQKAKDNGGRIIAVGTTVVRALETAVNEKGKLIGKAGWTNLYITKNYPLKVVDGLITGLHEPEASHLQLLSAFIDEKDLMEAYHQAINESYLWHEFGDMNLIL; from the coding sequence ATGAATGCAGTAGCGATGAAATTTGAAATTCCTGAACAGTTGAATGCAGCTAAACCTCCTGAACGGAGAGGGATTCGTAGAGATTTTGTACGCATGATGGTATTAAATAAGAAAAATGGAGAAGTAGAGCATTCCACGTTTTATCATCTAGATCAATATTTGAAAAAGGGAGATGTACTAGTTTTAAACAATAGTAGAACTGTTCCCGCTATACTAACTGCAAAACAGCTGAGAGGGAACAAACTGATCGATCCTAAAGTAGAAATTCGATTAGCACATAGAAAATCGGAAGATCGTTGGGAAGCATTAGTTGTTTCTGAAAATGTAAAAGAAGGGGATCAATTGATTTTTTCTTCAAAGTTATCTGCAACAATTATCATTAATGCTATGAGAGAACCTTTTTATATATTAAAGTTTTCATTGTCAAATGCACAGCTATATAACGAAATCTATAGCTTAGGAGATCCTGTTCGTTATGAATACATTCAAGGGGAGTGGGGTTTGGATTATTACCAAACGGTGTATGCTTCAGTGCCAGGTTCTGTTGAAATGCCTTCTGCTGGCCGTGCTTTTAGCTGGGAGCTCTTGTTGAAATTACAGCGTAAAGGAGTTAAAGTAACCTTTTTACAGCTTCATACAGGGTTAAGTTATTTGTTGGATGATAAATATCATCAAGAACCATCTGAAAATACGGAAAGTTATCAAATCCCAGAAGAAACAGTTGAATTAATCCAAAAGGCAAAAGATAACGGTGGAAGAATCATCGCTGTTGGCACTACTGTAGTTAGAGCACTTGAAACAGCCGTGAATGAAAAGGGTAAATTAATTGGGAAAGCAGGCTGGACGAATTTATACATTACGAAGAACTACCCACTCAAAGTCGTTGATGGATTAATTACAGGATTACATGAACCAGAAGCGAGTCATTTACAGCTATTGTCTGCATTTATCGATGAGAAAGATCTAATGGAGGCATATCATCAAGCCATTAACGAGTCCTACTTGTGGCATGAATTTGGTGATATGAATTTAATTCTATGA
- a CDS encoding SDR family NAD(P)-dependent oxidoreductase, translated as MKNKVVMITGASKGLGKALALAFAKQGADLAICARGQEALDVIHNELKQFNIQVLAVKADASNSRDVERFVALTEDVFGHIDVLINNASILGPSPMPYLLDYPEEDFEEVLKVNTVGPFLVTRRVIADMLQRKQGSIINVTSEAGNVGYAGWGAYGISKFAIEGLTETWADEVDGTGVRVNMVDPGEMDTEMHALAVPDTDYELADPNDLTDVFIYLASDESNQINGKRFSAQEFVREGEPL; from the coding sequence ATGAAAAATAAAGTAGTTATGATAACAGGAGCATCAAAAGGTCTAGGTAAAGCTTTAGCCCTGGCATTTGCCAAACAAGGTGCTGATTTAGCGATTTGCGCTAGAGGGCAGGAAGCATTGGATGTGATCCACAATGAACTAAAGCAGTTTAATATCCAAGTGTTAGCGGTTAAGGCAGATGCTTCTAATTCCAGAGATGTTGAACGTTTTGTAGCATTAACAGAGGATGTGTTTGGACATATTGATGTACTCATTAATAATGCTTCCATTCTTGGTCCGAGTCCAATGCCATATTTGTTAGATTATCCTGAAGAAGATTTTGAAGAGGTATTAAAAGTAAATACAGTGGGTCCGTTTTTAGTTACACGAAGAGTCATCGCTGATATGCTGCAAAGAAAGCAAGGGTCCATCATTAATGTTACTTCTGAAGCGGGTAATGTAGGTTATGCTGGATGGGGAGCTTATGGAATTTCCAAGTTTGCGATTGAAGGATTAACAGAAACTTGGGCTGATGAGGTCGACGGTACTGGGGTTCGAGTGAATATGGTTGATCCTGGAGAGATGGATACAGAGATGCACGCTTTAGCAGTACCAGATACGGATTATGAATTAGCAGATCCAAATGATCTTACGGATGTATTTATTTATCTAGCTTCAGATGAATCCAATCAAATCAATGGGAAAAGGTTCAGTGCACAAGAATTTGTGAGAGAAGGTGAACCATTATGA
- a CDS encoding VOC family protein, with translation MINRIATVAVYVDDQQKAKQFWTEKVGFEVAAEFPMGPNAFWLEVRPKGAESHLVIYPKTMMQDWNDKKPSIVFECENIDETYETLKANGVSFVGEPKKMEWGTFAQFKDEDGNEFVLKG, from the coding sequence ATGATTAATCGTATTGCAACCGTAGCTGTTTACGTAGATGATCAACAAAAAGCAAAACAATTTTGGACTGAAAAGGTAGGATTTGAAGTTGCTGCTGAATTTCCAATGGGACCAAATGCATTCTGGTTAGAAGTAAGACCTAAAGGAGCCGAGTCTCACCTAGTTATTTATCCTAAAACCATGATGCAGGATTGGAATGATAAGAAACCTTCGATCGTATTTGAATGTGAGAATATTGATGAAACTTATGAAACGTTAAAAGCGAATGGTGTCTCATTTGTGGGTGAGCCTAAGAAGATGGAATGGGGTACGTTCGCACAGTTTAAGGATGAAGATGGAAATGAATTTGTATTGAAGGGTTAA
- a CDS encoding glycerate kinase yields the protein MKIVIVPDSYKGSLSAFDVGTTIKEGLASSMKGVEFEIIPMADGGEGTLDTLISTTNGQLKFVEVTGVMGEAITTCYGILGDNKTVVIEIAKIVGIPMLSKTQRNPMLTTTVGIGEVMLHVMAQGFRHFIIGLGGSATNDGGLGLLSALGVTFLDHRGERVESKASSLKEIYEVDFSTLDPRLKECEIKIASDVENPLCGEHGATVVYGAQKGATKQQVKVLDTALSKYASLIELHLHDSFQNKPGAGAAGGLGFAFLALEGQMFSGAKTCIDATGLREKIKDADLVITGEGQSDYQTLYGKVPIQIAKLAKEYQVDIILISGALGEDYEKLYEFFNSCFSIAPGPITLELAMKHTKPHLFEKARNIGKLLNLGFIK from the coding sequence ATGAAAATTGTTATCGTTCCGGATTCGTATAAAGGAAGTTTATCAGCATTTGATGTAGGGACAACAATAAAAGAAGGTCTTGCCTCATCCATGAAAGGTGTAGAATTTGAAATTATTCCAATGGCTGATGGAGGTGAAGGAACACTAGATACATTGATTTCTACTACGAACGGTCAGCTGAAGTTTGTTGAAGTAACGGGAGTAATGGGAGAAGCTATTACTACTTGTTATGGAATACTAGGAGATAATAAAACAGTTGTGATAGAAATCGCTAAAATCGTTGGAATCCCTATGCTTTCAAAAACACAAAGAAATCCAATGTTGACTACAACAGTTGGGATCGGAGAGGTCATGCTTCATGTTATGGCTCAAGGTTTTCGTCACTTTATCATTGGACTTGGCGGCAGCGCTACTAACGACGGTGGATTAGGTTTGCTATCTGCTTTAGGGGTTACATTTTTGGATCACAGAGGAGAAAGAGTAGAGTCTAAAGCATCTTCATTAAAAGAGATTTATGAAGTAGATTTTTCTACACTTGATCCACGATTAAAAGAATGTGAGATTAAAATTGCTAGCGATGTAGAAAACCCGCTATGCGGTGAACACGGTGCAACGGTTGTATATGGGGCACAAAAAGGTGCAACAAAGCAACAAGTAAAGGTGTTAGATACAGCTTTAAGTAAATATGCATCATTAATTGAACTACATTTACATGATTCATTTCAAAATAAACCTGGAGCAGGCGCAGCTGGTGGTTTAGGTTTTGCTTTTCTCGCATTAGAAGGTCAAATGTTCTCAGGTGCAAAAACTTGTATTGACGCTACTGGGTTAAGGGAGAAAATAAAGGATGCAGATCTGGTCATAACAGGAGAAGGACAAAGTGATTATCAGACACTTTACGGAAAAGTTCCGATACAAATTGCAAAATTAGCAAAAGAATATCAGGTTGATATTATACTCATTTCAGGCGCACTAGGTGAAGATTATGAGAAGTTATATGAATTTTTTAATAGTTGTTTTTCCATTGCACCTGGACCTATAACATTAGAACTAGCCATGAAGCACACTAAACCGCATTTATTTGAAAAAGCTCGTAATATTGGAAAGTTACTGAATTTAGGTTTTATTAAATAA
- a CDS encoding aminopeptidase, with amino-acid sequence MSEFESKLDKYAEAVVKVGLNIQKGQDVYINAPVFATNFTRKVVKHAYMAGAKQVLVNYHDDEVDLLKYQLASEEGLKAFPTWRTKGMIEMADNNTAFLGIRSKNPELLKDVDPERLATVDKVSRTENREYSQNYISTGRISWTLVSYPSPEWATLVFPKLNEEEAIEKLWDAMFEVTRINKENPVEGWKEHMHGLETRAEILNKKKYKKLHYKASGTDLTIELHKDHKWMSANFTNAKGVKFVPNMPTEEVFTIPFKNGVNGIVASTKPLNYNGRLINNFSLTFKEGKVVDFKAEEGYDILKNLLSIDEGAKYLGEVALVPHDSPISNSDLVFYDTLYDENASCHIALGNALQTCVENVKEKSKEDLEAMGFNESLTHVDFMIGSGELNIDGETEDGTKEPIFRAGNWVI; translated from the coding sequence TTGAGCGAATTTGAAAGTAAACTAGATAAATATGCTGAAGCAGTAGTAAAAGTTGGGTTAAATATACAAAAAGGTCAAGACGTTTATATTAATGCCCCGGTCTTTGCGACAAATTTTACACGTAAAGTAGTGAAACATGCTTATATGGCAGGAGCTAAACAAGTCTTAGTGAATTATCATGATGATGAAGTGGACTTATTAAAATATCAACTAGCATCTGAAGAAGGTTTAAAGGCATTCCCTACATGGAGAACCAAAGGGATGATTGAGATGGCCGATAATAATACAGCCTTTTTAGGTATCCGATCTAAAAATCCAGAATTGCTAAAGGATGTTGATCCTGAACGTCTTGCAACAGTTGACAAGGTGAGTCGTACAGAGAATAGAGAATATTCCCAAAATTATATATCAACGGGTAGAATTAGTTGGACGTTAGTCAGTTATCCTTCACCAGAATGGGCAACACTTGTTTTCCCAAAATTAAATGAGGAAGAAGCTATAGAAAAGCTATGGGATGCTATGTTTGAAGTTACACGAATTAACAAAGAAAATCCTGTAGAGGGATGGAAAGAGCACATGCACGGTTTAGAAACAAGAGCTGAAATCTTGAATAAGAAAAAATATAAAAAACTTCATTATAAAGCATCCGGTACCGATCTAACGATTGAGTTACATAAGGATCATAAGTGGATGAGTGCGAATTTCACAAATGCAAAAGGGGTGAAATTTGTGCCCAATATGCCTACGGAAGAAGTATTTACCATTCCTTTTAAAAATGGAGTAAACGGTATAGTAGCCAGTACGAAACCTTTGAATTACAATGGAAGATTGATCAATAATTTCAGTTTGACTTTTAAAGAAGGTAAGGTTGTAGATTTCAAGGCAGAAGAAGGCTATGATATATTGAAAAACCTATTATCCATAGATGAAGGGGCTAAGTATTTAGGAGAAGTGGCTTTAGTGCCCCACGATTCTCCAATTTCTAATTCGGATTTAGTGTTTTATGATACTTTATATGATGAGAATGCTTCATGTCATATTGCTTTAGGAAATGCTCTTCAGACTTGTGTGGAAAATGTGAAAGAAAAGAGCAAGGAAGATCTTGAAGCAATGGGCTTTAATGAAAGTTTGACACATGTTGATTTTATGATTGGCTCTGGGGAATTAAACATTGACGGTGAAACAGAAGATGGGACAAAAGAACCGATCTTTCGCGCAGGAAACTGGGTCATTTAA
- a CDS encoding ABC transporter ATP-binding protein, with amino-acid sequence MFHLKNVEVNPILHIEDLTFEKQKITSIIGKSGSGKSTLLKLLNQLNSYDSGIIEYEGQDISYVDPIELRREVVMLSQTPSIYDGSVKGNLLIGLKFSEKNADSIDDQKLLDLLELFDLHKKLDENAEELSGGEKQRLAFARIILMDPPVYLLDEPTSALDDETADEVMGQFFQFVKRNQKTVIMVTHSIKVAEKYSDQIIDITKLNEKEMSVTHG; translated from the coding sequence ATGTTTCATCTTAAAAATGTTGAGGTAAACCCCATCTTACATATTGAGGATTTAACCTTTGAAAAGCAAAAAATCACCAGTATAATCGGAAAAAGTGGGAGTGGTAAATCCACTCTATTAAAATTGTTAAATCAATTGAATAGTTACGATAGTGGGATCATTGAATATGAAGGACAAGACATAAGCTATGTAGACCCTATTGAATTGCGTCGTGAAGTTGTCATGCTTTCGCAAACACCATCCATATATGATGGATCTGTAAAGGGAAACTTACTTATCGGCTTAAAGTTTAGTGAAAAAAATGCGGACTCTATAGATGATCAAAAGTTGCTGGATCTCTTGGAATTGTTTGATCTACATAAAAAACTAGATGAAAATGCAGAAGAACTATCTGGTGGAGAGAAACAGCGTCTAGCATTTGCAAGAATTATATTGATGGACCCTCCTGTTTATTTATTAGATGAACCCACCTCCGCTCTTGATGATGAAACAGCAGATGAAGTAATGGGGCAATTTTTCCAATTTGTTAAAAGAAATCAAAAAACCGTGATTATGGTCACCCACTCCATAAAAGTAGCAGAAAAATATTCAGATCAAATCATTGACATCACAAAATTAAATGAAAAAGAAATGAGTGTGACACATGGGTAG
- a CDS encoding ABC transporter permease, with translation MGSIQDISLLQLLISYVFILLLLAIVKWLGIRREKEILIASIRMSVQLTFVGFLLTYVFENPNPFITLLIILIMQSFAIYNVFKRTKTVIHVELKKIIAISLFLGTTLSMIYFDFIVIQFTPWYDPRYFIPIAGMIIGNSMTGITLGISTLMDGMHSKRQFIESSLMLGATPKEASRFIVRQSFDAAILPTVNSMVGTGIVFLPGMMTGVILSGADPMIAIKYQIVILLGITASVSLSILLLLQLGYKTFFNKKAQLKRTS, from the coding sequence ATGGGTAGTATTCAAGATATTTCTTTATTACAGCTTCTCATTTCGTACGTTTTTATTTTATTGTTACTAGCCATTGTAAAATGGTTAGGTATTCGAAGGGAAAAAGAAATTCTGATCGCCTCCATTCGTATGAGTGTACAACTAACATTCGTAGGTTTTCTGCTGACATATGTATTTGAGAATCCGAATCCTTTTATTACGTTACTCATCATACTCATCATGCAGTCCTTTGCTATATATAATGTATTCAAGAGAACAAAAACAGTCATTCATGTCGAATTGAAAAAAATCATTGCAATTTCCTTATTTTTAGGGACTACATTAAGTATGATTTATTTTGATTTTATTGTTATTCAATTTACACCTTGGTATGATCCACGTTATTTCATTCCAATTGCTGGAATGATTATTGGTAACTCTATGACTGGAATTACGTTAGGGATTTCTACATTAATGGACGGTATGCACAGCAAGAGACAATTTATTGAATCATCTCTCATGCTTGGAGCCACACCTAAAGAGGCTTCACGATTTATCGTAAGACAATCGTTTGATGCAGCTATCTTGCCTACAGTAAATAGTATGGTGGGTACAGGAATTGTTTTTCTACCAGGTATGATGACAGGGGTTATTTTATCTGGCGCAGATCCGATGATTGCAATCAAATATCAAATTGTCATTTTGCTTGGAATAACGGCAAGTGTTTCCTTATCTATTTTATTATTATTGCAATTAGGTTATAAAACGTTCTTTAACAAAAAAGCTCAACTAAAAAGAACCTCATAA
- a CDS encoding M50 family metallopeptidase gives MRLKLFFMSIITVMLMYVPFIGTFLRIINTMIHETGHALITLFTNGDVTRIELFSNLEGVTFTKYSLWISGFLSGISGYVFASMMAFLCILLWKKGKYKWMIHLLLYISVINLIFWVRNVYGILWLVCFIPFLIYLLVQKSQRFLENITLILSILLITTSFMSTIDILVLSLISSGRAGDATFLNSITYVPTLIWSILFFLQALFFAYISIKTVLPRKNKIVEKNIVHY, from the coding sequence ATGCGGTTAAAATTATTTTTTATGTCTATCATCACTGTTATGTTAATGTATGTCCCATTTATAGGAACTTTTCTACGGATTATTAATACGATGATCCATGAAACAGGGCATGCACTAATCACTTTATTTACAAATGGTGATGTAACAAGAATTGAATTGTTTTCGAATTTAGAAGGGGTAACATTCACTAAATATTCTCTTTGGATCAGCGGTTTTTTATCAGGAATAAGTGGATATGTGTTTGCTTCAATGATGGCTTTTCTATGTATCTTGTTATGGAAAAAAGGGAAATACAAATGGATGATACATCTTTTACTTTATATTTCTGTGATCAACCTCATCTTTTGGGTTAGAAACGTATACGGAATTCTTTGGCTAGTCTGTTTTATTCCTTTTCTGATTTATTTATTAGTACAAAAAAGTCAGAGGTTTTTAGAAAACATAACCTTAATCCTATCGATTTTGCTAATCACAACCTCATTTATGTCTACCATTGATATTTTAGTTTTAAGTTTAATTTCTTCAGGTAGAGCTGGAGATGCTACTTTTCTAAATTCTATCACGTATGTTCCAACTTTAATCTGGAGTATATTATTTTTTTTACAAGCACTTTTTTTCGCTTATATATCCATCAAAACTGTGCTGCCTAGGAAAAATAAAATAGTAGAGAAAAATATAGTCCATTATTAA
- a CDS encoding L,D-transpeptidase translates to MYKIKIDLSDFKLYLYKNGNLIKTYPVAIGAIASATPTGKFTIKNKAPNPGGPYGSYWLGLSKPHYGIHGTNDPSSIGKRVSKGCVRMYNKDVTELANTVSIGTPVTIQK, encoded by the coding sequence ATGTATAAAATTAAGATTGATTTATCTGACTTTAAGCTTTATTTATACAAAAACGGAAACCTGATTAAAACCTATCCTGTAGCCATAGGTGCAATTGCATCTGCTACACCTACTGGCAAGTTCACGATTAAAAATAAAGCACCAAACCCTGGAGGTCCATACGGATCTTATTGGTTAGGACTGAGTAAACCCCATTATGGTATTCACGGAACAAACGACCCCTCTTCCATTGGAAAAAGAGTGTCTAAAGGTTGTGTTCGTATGTACAACAAAGATGTAACCGAGTTAGCAAATACCGTATCAATAGGTACCCCAGTCACAATTCAAAAATGA
- a CDS encoding GntR family transcriptional regulator — translation MDIVLSHSSEEPIYNQIKNQIKEQILKSIMNEGDALPSMRKLAKDLHVSTITTKRAYEELEKEGLITSTVGKGSFVAGQNLEFLREQRLKIIEEKMEQIVTESKMVGIELNVLQVLLTMLYEEESS, via the coding sequence ATGGACATTGTTCTTTCACATTCATCAGAAGAGCCTATTTACAATCAAATCAAAAATCAAATCAAAGAACAAATACTTAAAAGTATCATGAATGAAGGTGACGCCCTACCTTCAATGAGAAAGTTAGCAAAAGATTTACATGTTAGCACTATTACAACGAAAAGAGCTTATGAGGAATTAGAAAAAGAAGGATTAATTACTTCAACAGTGGGTAAAGGTTCTTTTGTTGCAGGGCAAAATCTTGAGTTTTTAAGAGAGCAAAGACTCAAGATCATTGAGGAAAAAATGGAGCAAATTGTAACAGAAAGCAAAATGGTTGGCATTGAATTAAACGTATTGCAAGTCTTGTTAACTATGTTATACGAGGAGGAATCATCTTAA